From Halotia branconii CENA392, the proteins below share one genomic window:
- the hmpF gene encoding pilus motility taxis protein HmpF, which produces MLYLAELQKQKGGLLGGSSKTELKLLACQRTDQNWSTVSEEVIAAEEASKLNDGALVLVELNPNRQVQRIQEAGRPLVNILQNFSRQLEKFKLKEDEIDQWKESLTFQAQEMNRREMDMEVRLEQLQQMESDFQQLESQKQEVETSREQIEQLQAEIERNRQELEGAWEHLRGEQRRLEEHQADSQQGTVLDEEQSRVMSELLERLSNRVAPTEAVREHLRLAFELVETQQATLNPHWQQLEQQRTLANQQQEEIDRLLQTLSDRQNAWQQAHNSLEQQTVQLKVNTATLASKQEYAQIVKIHWQYQEDLYQQIRSFAASSGNVVLSQKIDVEALQRMPIEELQKTIQDLTNKLEIDSSFVHDQEQELKYKQETIEELQNKIRQAPDQDQINLEMELTDEKDLYQMLNETLVGQRRNLLQRQKFVKQHQNVLLKRQGQTVSDTEEENNNIDFRPILLQVDTQRQQQSQELQKLEHEIEQMRSAIELDQGMIDNQIHEQEEKQQEIKMMEENLLSLRTATAECWGRVNLYQEALQPIQDSLDGLRQKLQNIGESLAQVQETGDYQLQTISEMRQTLQNLMSQPELLAS; this is translated from the coding sequence GTGCTGTATTTAGCAGAATTACAAAAGCAGAAAGGCGGCTTACTGGGTGGTAGTTCCAAAACCGAACTAAAACTGCTAGCTTGTCAGCGAACCGACCAGAATTGGAGTACTGTGTCGGAGGAAGTAATTGCAGCTGAGGAAGCTAGCAAATTAAATGATGGTGCGTTGGTATTAGTAGAACTAAATCCGAATCGCCAAGTACAACGGATTCAAGAAGCGGGTCGCCCATTAGTTAATATTTTGCAAAATTTTTCTCGCCAATTAGAAAAATTTAAGCTGAAGGAAGATGAGATTGATCAGTGGAAGGAATCATTGACATTTCAGGCGCAAGAAATGAATCGCCGCGAAATGGACATGGAAGTACGCTTAGAGCAGCTGCAACAAATGGAGTCAGATTTTCAGCAACTGGAGTCCCAAAAACAGGAAGTTGAAACATCTCGTGAACAAATTGAACAGTTGCAAGCAGAAATTGAGCGCAATCGTCAAGAACTAGAAGGAGCTTGGGAACATTTACGGGGAGAGCAGCGCCGCCTTGAAGAACATCAAGCAGATTCCCAACAGGGAACAGTTTTAGATGAAGAACAAAGTCGGGTAATGAGTGAGTTACTTGAGCGCTTATCTAATCGTGTTGCTCCTACAGAAGCAGTCAGAGAACATCTTCGTTTAGCGTTTGAATTAGTCGAAACCCAGCAAGCTACTCTCAACCCACATTGGCAACAATTAGAGCAACAAAGAACTCTCGCAAATCAACAGCAAGAAGAAATTGACCGCCTTTTACAAACATTAAGCGATCGCCAGAACGCGTGGCAACAAGCACACAATTCTTTAGAACAACAAACAGTCCAACTGAAAGTAAATACGGCAACTCTTGCCAGCAAGCAAGAATACGCTCAAATAGTCAAAATACACTGGCAATATCAGGAAGATTTATATCAACAAATTCGCTCTTTTGCTGCAAGTTCTGGTAATGTGGTTTTAAGTCAAAAAATAGATGTGGAAGCTTTGCAGAGAATGCCTATAGAAGAACTGCAAAAGACTATACAAGATTTAACTAATAAGTTAGAAATAGACTCTAGCTTTGTTCATGATCAAGAACAAGAACTCAAATATAAGCAAGAAACTATCGAAGAATTACAAAATAAAATTCGCCAAGCACCTGACCAAGATCAAATTAATTTAGAGATGGAACTAACAGATGAAAAAGACCTCTACCAAATGCTTAATGAAACTTTGGTAGGTCAACGCCGTAATTTGCTACAACGGCAGAAATTTGTTAAGCAACATCAAAATGTCTTGTTAAAACGTCAAGGACAGACTGTTTCTGATACAGAAGAAGAGAACAACAATATTGATTTTAGACCAATTCTTTTACAAGTTGATACACAGCGGCAACAACAGTCCCAAGAACTCCAAAAGTTAGAACATGAAATTGAGCAAATGCGTTCTGCTATTGAGCTTGATCAAGGAATGATTGATAATCAAATTCATGAACAAGAGGAAAAGCAGCAAGAAATAAAAATGATGGAAGAAAACTTGCTGTCTTTAAGGACTGCAACGGCTGAATGCTGGGGTCGAGTGAATCTTTATCAAGAAGCATTACAACCTATTCAAGATTCCTTAGATGGGTTGCGGCAAAAGTTGCAAAATATTGGAGAATCTTTGGCTCAAGTTCAAGAAACTGGTGATTACCAACTTCAGACTATTAGCGAAATGCGTCAGACTCTGCAAAATTTGATGTCTCAGCCAGAATTATTAGCATCTTAG
- the tilS gene encoding tRNA lysidine(34) synthetase TilS: MVWTPLHAQIHRTIRSRHLFEHNQRLLVAVSGGQDSLCLIKLLLDLQAKWGWNLGIAHCDHRWRFDSEANANHVKNLAQNWGISFYLETANEPLNSEAKARNWRYQTLSAIAQTHNYQYIITGHTASDRAETLLYNLMRGTGADGLQALTWQRQLETGMMLVRPLLEVTRKQTQQFCQEFNLPIWEDSTNQDVKYARNRIRQELIPYLQANFNPNVESALAQTAELLQAEVEYLEQAAQQLREAATEQGENDFMRLNRRILQTAPLALQRRTMRQVLQQILPDAPNFEHIEKLTALIVAPNRSQTDPFPGGAIAQVQENWIYIKHKG; this comes from the coding sequence ATGGTATGGACTCCCCTACATGCACAGATACATCGTACCATCCGATCGCGCCACTTATTTGAACATAACCAGCGCCTATTAGTAGCTGTTTCTGGTGGACAAGATTCTCTATGTTTAATCAAATTACTGTTAGATTTACAAGCAAAATGGGGCTGGAATTTAGGTATTGCCCATTGCGATCATCGCTGGCGTTTTGATTCTGAAGCTAATGCCAATCATGTCAAAAACTTAGCTCAAAATTGGGGCATATCTTTTTATTTAGAAACAGCAAATGAACCTCTAAATAGTGAAGCTAAAGCACGTAATTGGCGATATCAAACTTTAAGTGCGATCGCCCAAACCCATAATTATCAATATATTATTACAGGACACACAGCCAGCGATCGCGCCGAAACCCTACTTTACAACTTAATGCGCGGTACTGGTGCTGATGGTTTACAAGCTTTAACTTGGCAACGTCAATTAGAAACAGGCATGATGTTAGTGCGTCCACTTTTAGAAGTCACTCGCAAACAAACACAGCAGTTTTGCCAAGAGTTTAATTTACCAATTTGGGAAGATTCCACCAATCAAGATGTAAAATACGCCCGTAATCGTATCCGCCAAGAGTTAATACCTTATTTACAAGCAAATTTTAACCCCAATGTCGAATCAGCCTTAGCCCAAACAGCAGAACTTCTGCAAGCGGAAGTGGAATATTTAGAACAAGCTGCTCAACAGTTGCGGGAAGCAGCGACAGAACAGGGGGAAAATGATTTCATGAGGTTAAATCGGCGGATATTACAGACAGCACCATTGGCATTGCAACGCCGCACTATGCGTCAGGTATTACAACAAATACTTCCTGACGCACCTAATTTTGAACATATTGAAAAACTAACAGCTTTAATTGTAGCGCCTAATCGTTCACAAACCGATCCATTTCCTGGTGGTGCGATCGCCCAAGTACAAGAAAACTGGATTTACATAAAACACAAAGGGTGA
- a CDS encoding LuxR C-terminal-related transcriptional regulator — protein sequence MANSLHELFQALASARDQRELRLCFMDRVGEHFSVQRWGIYLFNERSIDIHGVPYADTFVELYEKVGRAVDPVLRYVVEHHAPAHEEMVLPPGGWKQSELYQNCCAYYDHEHIMTGPIVGGGSLIGAIYFARVGETPAFHHQNIAHLSAVCTHLSACLATLDIQQIRIKYSGKNRLTAREIQIAELVAQGLTNAKIGATLWITENSVKQALKRIFRKLEVTNRAEMVAQIKDILN from the coding sequence ATGGCTAATTCTCTTCATGAGCTATTCCAAGCTTTAGCCTCTGCTCGCGATCAGCGCGAACTCAGACTATGCTTTATGGATAGAGTTGGCGAACATTTTAGCGTCCAACGTTGGGGAATTTATCTTTTCAATGAGCGATCAATTGATATCCACGGTGTACCCTATGCTGATACTTTTGTAGAACTTTATGAAAAAGTTGGTCGAGCCGTTGATCCAGTTCTGCGCTACGTAGTTGAGCATCATGCTCCGGCACATGAGGAAATGGTGTTACCTCCAGGAGGATGGAAGCAAAGCGAACTTTATCAGAATTGTTGTGCATACTATGACCACGAACACATTATGACTGGGCCAATAGTTGGCGGTGGTAGTCTCATTGGCGCAATTTATTTTGCTCGTGTGGGTGAAACTCCAGCATTCCATCATCAAAATATTGCTCATCTCAGCGCTGTTTGCACTCATCTGTCAGCTTGTTTGGCCACGTTGGATATACAACAAATTAGAATAAAATATTCTGGGAAGAATCGCCTCACAGCACGAGAAATTCAAATTGCTGAATTAGTAGCACAGGGATTAACTAATGCTAAAATCGGTGCGACTTTATGGATTACAGAAAATTCAGTCAAGCAAGCATTAAAACGGATATTTCGCAAGCTGGAAGTTACAAATCGTGCTGAAATGGTGGCACAAATCAAGGATATTTTAAATTGA
- a CDS encoding DJ-1/PfpI family protein, protein MTNPSKYHIGLVIFPGMTQLDITGPHQVFALMPNASVYLLWKTLQPVTSNEGMTILPTTTFDDCPSLDVLCVPGGAVGQVEMMRDAQVLEFLQQQGKTAKYITSVCTGSLILAAAGLLQGYRAACHWAFRDQLAMLGVEVGTERVVIDRDRITGGGVTAGIDFGLVVAAHLCGEEAAKLIQLLLEYNPAPPFNVGSPDNAGDVLVAQVKKLGEDLIAASLAQTQQTAKLLNV, encoded by the coding sequence ATGACAAATCCATCTAAATATCACATCGGTCTAGTTATTTTCCCCGGTATGACTCAACTTGATATCACTGGGCCTCATCAAGTATTCGCTTTGATGCCTAATGCTTCGGTCTATTTATTGTGGAAGACTTTGCAGCCAGTAACTAGCAATGAAGGCATGACAATATTGCCTACAACTACCTTTGATGATTGTCCATCACTTGATGTTTTGTGCGTTCCTGGTGGTGCGGTGGGACAGGTAGAAATGATGCGAGATGCCCAGGTGCTGGAATTTCTCCAGCAACAAGGTAAAACTGCAAAATATATTACTTCTGTTTGTACTGGCTCTTTGATTTTGGCGGCGGCTGGCTTACTACAAGGCTACCGTGCTGCTTGCCATTGGGCATTTCGTGACCAGTTAGCGATGTTGGGGGTTGAAGTTGGAACTGAAAGAGTAGTAATTGACCGCGATCGCATTACAGGCGGTGGTGTAACTGCTGGTATTGATTTTGGATTAGTAGTTGCTGCTCATTTGTGCGGGGAGGAAGCAGCTAAGTTGATTCAGTTATTGTTAGAGTACAATCCTGCACCACCTTTTAATGTTGGTTCTCCAGACAATGCTGGAGACGTTTTAGTGGCACAGGTAAAAAAACTAGGCGAAGATTTGATTGCGGCATCCCTTGCCCAGACACAGCAAACAGCTAAACTACTGAATGTTTAA
- a CDS encoding helix-turn-helix transcriptional regulator: MPNSLHAVFEAIANVRNEQELQLALADKIGEHFGVQHWGIYLLDEQPTAEINTQAIPAVCMEGNPIGRYVVERHAPAHEQSILSPGDWQHFCSRHDHEHVMTGPIVCDGRLVGTLNLTRDRGTAAFDGDDLADLSALCIHLSARMATLRAKPPKISNSLLPSPLTPRELEIAELVAQGLTNAEIGGKLWITQNSVKQALKRMFRKLGVSARTEMVAKLHLISSESV, translated from the coding sequence ATGCCTAATTCTCTCCACGCCGTATTTGAAGCGATCGCCAACGTCCGCAATGAGCAAGAATTACAACTAGCTTTAGCAGATAAAATTGGCGAGCATTTTGGCGTACAACATTGGGGTATCTATCTCCTAGATGAACAGCCAACAGCTGAAATTAATACTCAGGCTATTCCCGCAGTATGCATGGAAGGCAATCCCATCGGGCGCTATGTAGTCGAACGTCACGCCCCCGCCCATGAACAATCGATCTTATCCCCAGGAGATTGGCAGCATTTTTGCTCACGCCATGACCACGAACATGTGATGACTGGGCCGATTGTTTGTGATGGGCGACTTGTAGGGACGTTAAACTTAACCCGCGATCGCGGGACTGCGGCTTTTGATGGCGATGACTTGGCTGATTTAAGTGCTTTATGCATTCACCTATCAGCCAGAATGGCAACCTTAAGAGCCAAACCACCAAAAATATCAAATTCTCTGTTACCAAGTCCTCTAACGCCCCGTGAGTTAGAAATTGCCGAATTGGTGGCACAGGGTTTAACAAATGCCGAAATTGGCGGAAAACTTTGGATTACTCAAAATTCCGTCAAGCAAGCCCTCAAAAGAATGTTCCGCAAGTTGGGAGTTTCTGCTCGTACCGAGATGGTAGCAAAACTACATTTGATATCTTCTGAGTCTGTTTAA
- a CDS encoding DUF3386 domain-containing protein, with translation MTVTKLSAQELFRAAYENRYTWDQNFPGYTADITFKHDDQVITGKVVVNADLKAEVLNIDDEEAKKAIHGQAWEIAIHRVRRSFADTHGANTFSYGNTDETGAVEILVGGKSEGDKYKVRNNEVCHVHRLIHGTFVTIDTFSSHDTGEGYLSHTYDSVYHDPKTGEQKGGRSEFTDEYEKVGDYFILNRREIRTETAGQLSTQEFVFSNIKLLEPVAA, from the coding sequence ATGACAGTTACAAAACTCTCTGCTCAGGAACTTTTCCGGGCTGCTTATGAAAACCGCTACACTTGGGATCAGAATTTCCCCGGTTATACCGCAGATATTACTTTTAAGCATGACGATCAAGTAATCACAGGTAAAGTTGTCGTCAACGCTGATTTAAAAGCGGAAGTATTGAATATAGATGATGAAGAAGCCAAAAAAGCAATTCACGGTCAAGCATGGGAAATTGCTATTCACCGCGTCCGTCGCTCTTTTGCAGACACTCACGGCGCGAATACTTTTAGCTATGGGAATACTGACGAAACTGGTGCTGTTGAAATTTTAGTTGGTGGTAAGTCTGAAGGTGATAAATACAAAGTTCGTAATAACGAAGTTTGCCATGTTCACCGTTTAATTCACGGTACTTTTGTGACAATCGACACTTTCAGCAGTCATGACACTGGGGAAGGTTATTTGTCCCACACTTACGACTCTGTGTATCATGACCCCAAAACTGGGGAACAAAAAGGTGGTAGAAGCGAATTTACCGATGAATACGAAAAAGTTGGCGACTATTTCATTTTGAATCGCCGGGAAATTCGCACTGAAACAGCAGGACAACTCTCAACTCAGGAGTTTGTGTTCTCGAATATTAAATTGTTGGAACCTGTTGCTGCTTAA
- a CDS encoding DUF952 domain-containing protein, with amino-acid sequence MNTIFHITQRQQWEQANLIGSYRGDTLDSEGFIHCSQANQIVKVANRFFPNQSGLVLLAIDSNQVQAEIRYEAAEIGELFPHIYGALNIDAVYQVINFEPQENGFFELPPEVTDLK; translated from the coding sequence ATGAACACGATCTTCCACATTACCCAACGCCAACAATGGGAACAAGCTAACCTCATCGGTAGTTATCGCGGTGATACGCTAGATAGTGAAGGTTTTATCCACTGTTCCCAAGCTAACCAAATAGTCAAAGTTGCCAATAGATTTTTCCCCAATCAATCAGGATTGGTACTACTGGCTATTGATTCTAATCAAGTTCAAGCAGAAATTCGCTATGAAGCTGCTGAAATAGGTGAACTATTTCCCCATATTTATGGTGCTTTAAATATTGATGCTGTTTATCAAGTAATTAATTTTGAACCTCAAGAAAATGGCTTTTTTGAGTTACCACCAGAAGTTACAGATTTAAAATAA
- a CDS encoding DUF4089 domain-containing protein, with product MESQSLNVGEYVDRMALLLDLQITDEYRDGVVANFEKIKAIAHLVNSFPLPEDIEIAPVFEP from the coding sequence ATGGAAAGTCAGAGTTTGAATGTGGGTGAGTATGTTGATCGAATGGCGTTACTGTTAGATTTGCAGATTACAGATGAGTATCGAGATGGTGTAGTGGCAAATTTTGAGAAAATAAAAGCGATCGCTCATCTCGTCAATTCCTTCCCTCTACCAGAAGATATTGAAATTGCACCAGTATTTGAACCATGA
- a CDS encoding AtzE family amidohydrolase, with the protein MNDAVSIAAAVRAGKVSAAEVTKAALARIAARDHELNCFTAVTTETALADAAQIDQEVAQGNNPGLLAGVPFAVKNLFDIAGLTTLAGAKINAKNPPATQDATAVTKLKQAGAVLVGALNMDEYAYGFVTENFHYGATRNPHDLRRVAGGSSGGSAAAVAAGLVPLTLGSDTNGSIRVPAALCGVFGFKPTYGRLSRAGVALFSSSFDHIGHFARSVQDIATVFDVLQGEDDRDPICTKRPLQSCLPQLNKDISDIRIAIADDYFIKGAEAEALAAVQKVADALNVTEYVTLPEAHRARAAAFIITASEGANLHLDKLRLRPHDFDPATRDRFLAGALIPSSWYLQAQRFRRWYRDRIREVFQNVDVILAPTTPISAPLIGQKTMMLDGEEILIRPHLGLFTQPLSFIGLPVLSVPIQSLNGLPLGVQLIAAPHNEALILRVASVVEDKVMKISHPKVCSEDFSP; encoded by the coding sequence ATGAATGATGCTGTATCAATAGCTGCTGCTGTCCGTGCAGGTAAAGTTAGTGCGGCGGAAGTTACCAAAGCTGCGTTAGCACGAATCGCAGCACGAGATCATGAACTCAATTGCTTTACGGCTGTGACGACAGAAACGGCTTTAGCAGATGCAGCCCAAATTGATCAAGAAGTTGCCCAAGGTAATAACCCTGGTTTGCTGGCTGGTGTGCCTTTTGCAGTCAAAAACCTCTTTGACATCGCTGGTTTAACAACTCTAGCAGGTGCAAAAATCAATGCAAAAAATCCCCCAGCAACTCAAGACGCAACCGCAGTAACGAAGCTGAAACAAGCAGGTGCTGTGTTAGTTGGCGCTTTAAATATGGATGAGTACGCCTACGGGTTTGTCACGGAAAACTTCCATTATGGCGCTACCCGTAATCCCCATGATTTACGGCGTGTAGCTGGCGGTTCATCGGGTGGTTCGGCGGCGGCTGTTGCTGCGGGTTTAGTACCGTTAACTTTGGGTTCTGATACTAATGGTTCAATTCGTGTTCCCGCTGCTTTGTGTGGGGTTTTTGGTTTTAAACCAACTTATGGACGATTATCGCGTGCTGGGGTAGCTTTATTTTCTAGTAGTTTTGACCACATTGGTCACTTTGCTCGTTCGGTACAGGATATTGCTACCGTTTTTGATGTGCTGCAAGGCGAAGACGATCGCGATCCAATTTGTACAAAGCGTCCACTGCAATCGTGTTTACCTCAACTTAACAAAGATATTTCTGATATTAGAATTGCGATCGCCGATGATTATTTTATCAAAGGTGCAGAAGCAGAAGCCTTAGCAGCAGTGCAAAAAGTAGCGGATGCTTTAAATGTGACTGAATATGTAACGCTACCAGAAGCCCATCGCGCTCGTGCGGCGGCGTTTATCATTACAGCTAGCGAGGGGGCAAATCTGCATTTAGACAAATTGCGCTTGCGTCCTCACGATTTTGATCCAGCTACACGCGATCGCTTTTTGGCTGGGGCGTTAATTCCTAGTAGTTGGTATTTACAAGCACAACGCTTCCGCCGATGGTACCGCGATCGGATTCGGGAAGTGTTTCAGAATGTGGATGTAATTCTTGCGCCAACTACACCAATTTCAGCACCATTAATTGGTCAAAAAACGATGATGTTAGATGGTGAAGAAATTCTGATCCGTCCCCATTTAGGATTATTTACTCAACCCTTATCTTTTATTGGTTTACCTGTTTTATCAGTACCAATTCAAAGTCTAAATGGTCTACCTTTAGGTGTCCAATTGATAGCTGCACCTCACAATGAAGCTTTAATTTTGCGGGTTGCATCTGTAGTAGAGGACAAAGTTATGAAAATTTCACATCCAAAAGTTTGTAGTGAGGATTTTAGTCCTTAA
- a CDS encoding CsbD family protein, with protein sequence MSVEKRVEATAKNIEGKVQEVIGEVSGNPADKAEGQSKQAEAQVIHTTENIKDEIKKVID encoded by the coding sequence ATGAGTGTTGAAAAAAGAGTAGAAGCCACTGCCAAAAACATTGAAGGCAAAGTACAAGAGGTAATTGGTGAAGTAAGTGGGAATCCAGCAGACAAAGCCGAAGGGCAATCCAAGCAAGCTGAAGCCCAAGTTATTCACACAACAGAAAACATCAAAGATGAAATCAAGAAAGTGATTGACTAA
- a CDS encoding TIGR02587 family membrane protein, translated as MVIKHQKNAWKSEINDIIRGACGGFLFGIPLLYTMEVWWIGSLVKPRLMMMAIALMFSVVFLLNQTEGFRKRRYSWRTYEALIDTVEAMAIGLACSAFILLLLRELTLETSLKEALGKIIFESVPFALGVALANQFLGESNNNSSAEIYDEQNGLDATLADLGATLIGATVIAFNIAPTDEVPMLAAAVSAPWLLAMIAASLVISYCIVFQAGFSDQKKRRQQKGIFQRPSSETIISYLVSLLAGALMLWFFQKITFSDPWTMWLEHTLILGLPATIGGAAGRLAL; from the coding sequence GTGGTTATAAAGCATCAAAAAAATGCCTGGAAAAGCGAGATAAATGACATTATCAGGGGTGCTTGTGGAGGTTTTTTATTTGGTATTCCTCTACTGTACACAATGGAAGTTTGGTGGATTGGCTCACTTGTAAAACCACGACTAATGATGATGGCGATCGCATTAATGTTTAGTGTGGTTTTTTTACTTAACCAAACAGAAGGCTTTCGCAAACGCAGATATAGCTGGCGAACTTATGAAGCACTGATAGATACTGTAGAAGCGATGGCGATCGGATTAGCTTGTTCAGCCTTTATATTACTATTGTTACGAGAATTAACCCTTGAAACTTCTCTAAAAGAAGCCTTAGGCAAAATTATTTTTGAAAGTGTACCCTTTGCTCTTGGTGTTGCCCTAGCCAATCAGTTTTTAGGAGAAAGCAATAATAATAGTAGTGCTGAAATTTATGATGAACAAAATGGTTTAGATGCTACCCTTGCTGATTTGGGGGCAACTTTAATTGGTGCAACTGTAATTGCATTTAATATTGCTCCAACTGATGAAGTGCCTATGTTAGCAGCAGCTGTTTCTGCACCTTGGCTTTTGGCAATGATTGCCGCATCTTTAGTAATTTCTTATTGCATCGTATTTCAAGCAGGCTTTTCAGACCAAAAAAAGCGTAGACAACAAAAAGGTATATTCCAACGACCATCAAGTGAAACAATAATATCTTATTTAGTGTCTCTACTAGCAGGTGCTTTGATGTTGTGGTTTTTTCAAAAGATAACTTTCAGCGATCCCTGGACAATGTGGTTAGAACATACTTTAATACTAGGTTTACCTGCAACTATTGGGGGTGCAGCTGGTAGATTAGCATTATGA
- a CDS encoding TIGR02588 family protein, translating into MTKTESEKPKRSFAEWVTFSIALLILAVIMSLVGYIWLNDKNQPPIVSVTNKQTIREINGQFYVPFEVVNTGGDTAESVQIIAELQINGKVVETGEQQIDFLSRDEREEGAFIFSQNPRQGKLTLRVSSYKLP; encoded by the coding sequence ATGACTAAAACCGAATCAGAAAAACCAAAGCGCTCATTTGCCGAGTGGGTAACATTCAGCATAGCTTTGTTAATTTTAGCTGTAATTATGAGCTTAGTGGGCTACATTTGGCTCAATGATAAAAATCAACCTCCAATCGTTTCAGTTACGAACAAACAGACAATTCGGGAAATAAATGGACAATTTTATGTTCCTTTTGAAGTTGTCAATACAGGAGGAGATACAGCCGAATCAGTTCAAATTATTGCTGAATTACAGATTAACGGCAAAGTTGTAGAGACAGGAGAACAACAAATTGATTTTTTATCCCGCGATGAAAGGGAAGAAGGGGCATTTATATTTAGTCAAAATCCCAGACAAGGTAAGTTAACTTTGCGCGTTTCTAGTTACAAGCTACCCTAA
- a CDS encoding ChaB family protein, with product MPEVYQAERTISVLFKEQKQVDDVIKRLLDRGVPRDHISVMGRNFQSETRISGFITKKDVILGGLRTGAIFGSLFGSFLSLLTGVGVLFVPFVGPIVAAGPIGALLLGAASGAIAGSAGAGLVSVLTTWGMPEDKAAIYQTRLQAGEFLLMAEVPGDRAGEFQLLLESAGGEEIHTVDKTLSRPCSGPCSSAEDLSPEVRSHLSQAAQNTFIERYNNVLSETSDEFTAEQAAWETIHQKYDEDEKGVWSKSKVNV from the coding sequence GTGCCAGAAGTGTATCAAGCAGAACGTACCATATCTGTCTTATTCAAAGAGCAAAAGCAAGTTGATGACGTTATCAAACGTTTACTTGACAGGGGTGTACCAAGAGATCATATTTCGGTAATGGGCAGAAATTTTCAGTCGGAAACTCGAATTTCTGGCTTCATTACCAAGAAAGATGTGATTTTGGGAGGATTGAGAACAGGAGCCATTTTTGGTTCTTTGTTTGGTTCATTCCTCAGCTTGCTTACGGGTGTAGGTGTACTGTTTGTTCCCTTTGTTGGGCCAATTGTAGCAGCAGGACCGATTGGTGCTTTGCTATTAGGTGCTGCTAGTGGAGCGATCGCAGGTAGTGCTGGTGCAGGTTTGGTATCGGTTCTGACTACTTGGGGAATGCCAGAAGATAAAGCTGCAATTTACCAAACTCGCTTACAAGCTGGCGAATTTTTATTAATGGCAGAAGTACCAGGCGATCGCGCTGGTGAATTTCAATTGTTGCTCGAAAGTGCTGGTGGCGAAGAAATCCATACAGTAGACAAAACATTGTCTCGTCCTTGTTCCGGTCCTTGCAGCAGTGCAGAAGATTTATCTCCTGAGGTTCGCTCTCATCTTTCTCAAGCAGCTCAAAACACATTTATTGAGCGTTATAACAATGTTTTAAGTGAAACAAGTGATGAGTTTACTGCTGAACAAGCTGCTTGGGAAACTATTCACCAAAAATATGATGAAGATGAAAAAGGTGTTTGGTCAAAATCTAAAGTAAATGTTTAA
- a CDS encoding Dps family protein, with translation MRPINIGLTDEQRQGVINLLNQDLADSYLLLVKTKKYHWDVVGPQFRSLHQLWEEHYEKLTLNIDALAERTRALGGYPLGTMDGFLNMATLKEHVGDVPTATGMVANLVQDHEQVIRNLREHIDHSSEKFHDEGTADFLTGLMEEHEEMAWMLRSFIEGQSVEPNGAKPAAGTKAPVGV, from the coding sequence ATGCGTCCGATAAACATTGGTTTAACAGATGAACAGCGTCAAGGTGTAATTAACCTGTTGAATCAAGATTTGGCAGATTCTTATCTGCTGTTAGTGAAAACCAAAAAGTACCACTGGGACGTTGTTGGGCCTCAGTTCCGCAGCTTGCACCAGCTTTGGGAAGAACACTACGAAAAACTGACTCTGAATATTGACGCTTTAGCAGAACGCACCCGTGCTTTGGGTGGTTATCCGCTAGGTACAATGGATGGATTTCTCAATATGGCTACCCTCAAGGAACATGTTGGAGATGTCCCTACAGCCACAGGAATGGTTGCTAATCTTGTGCAAGATCACGAACAAGTTATTCGCAATCTCAGAGAGCATATCGATCACTCTAGCGAGAAGTTCCATGACGAGGGAACTGCTGACTTTTTGACCGGATTAATGGAAGAGCATGAAGAGATGGCTTGGATGCTGCGCTCATTTATAGAAGGGCAATCAGTAGAGCCAAATGGTGCAAAACCCGCAGCAGGAACTAAAGCTCCTGTAGGTGTGTAG